From one Pseudomonas sp. S35 genomic stretch:
- the uvrC gene encoding excinuclease ABC subunit UvrC: MTTPFDPSAFLSTCSGRPGVYRMFDSEARLLYVGKAKNLKNRLASYFRKSGLAPKTAALVARIAQVETTITANETEALLLEQTLIKEWRPPYNILLRDDKSYPYVFLSDGNFPRLSIHRGAKKAKGKYFGPYPSAGAIRESLSLLQKTFFVRQCEDSFYKNRTRPCLQYQIKRCKAPCVGLVEPAEYAEDVRHSVMFLEGRSNALTDELSTAMEQAASTLDFERAAELRDQISLLRRVQDQQSMEGGTGDVDVIAAFVNPGGACVHLISVRGGRVLGSKNFFPQTGIDEEVAEVMAAFLGQYYVSSPERDLPSELIVNVVHEDFPTLIEAIHELRGRELDISHRVRGTRARWQQLAVTNAEQALSARLANRQHVAARFDALAEVLNLDEPPQRLECYDISHSSGEATVASCVVFGPEGPIKSDYRRYNIEGVTAGDDYAAMHQALTRRFSKLKDGEGKLPDILLVDGGKGQLSMARDVLNELAVPDLILLGVAKGATRKAGFETLYLNDAAHEFTLKGDSPALHLIQQIRDEAHRFAITGHRARRGKTRRTSTLEGVAGVGPTRRRDLLKHFGGLQELSRASIDEIAKAPGISKKLAELIYANLHSE, encoded by the coding sequence ATGACCACACCGTTTGATCCGAGTGCCTTTCTCTCAACCTGCAGTGGCCGCCCCGGCGTGTACCGCATGTTCGACAGCGAGGCTCGCCTGCTTTACGTCGGCAAAGCCAAGAACCTGAAGAACCGCCTGGCGAGCTACTTTCGCAAGAGCGGCCTCGCGCCGAAAACCGCCGCATTGGTGGCGCGCATCGCCCAGGTCGAAACCACCATCACCGCCAATGAAACCGAGGCGCTGCTGCTTGAGCAGACGCTGATCAAGGAGTGGCGGCCGCCCTACAACATCCTGCTGCGTGATGATAAATCCTACCCCTACGTGTTTTTATCCGACGGTAACTTCCCACGCCTGAGCATTCACCGTGGGGCGAAGAAGGCGAAGGGCAAGTATTTTGGGCCTTATCCCAGCGCTGGCGCGATCCGGGAAAGCCTGAGCCTTCTGCAAAAAACCTTTTTTGTGCGTCAGTGCGAAGACAGCTTCTACAAGAACCGCACTCGGCCGTGCCTGCAATACCAGATCAAACGTTGCAAGGCGCCCTGCGTGGGGCTGGTGGAGCCGGCGGAGTACGCCGAGGATGTACGCCATTCGGTGATGTTCCTCGAAGGACGCAGCAACGCGCTCACCGACGAGCTCTCCACGGCCATGGAACAGGCTGCCAGCACCCTGGATTTTGAGCGGGCCGCAGAGCTGCGCGACCAGATCTCCCTGCTGCGCCGGGTCCAGGACCAGCAAAGCATGGAAGGCGGCACCGGCGACGTCGACGTGATCGCCGCGTTCGTCAACCCCGGCGGCGCGTGTGTGCACTTGATCAGCGTGCGCGGTGGGCGTGTGTTGGGCAGTAAGAACTTTTTCCCGCAGACCGGTATCGACGAGGAGGTGGCCGAAGTCATGGCCGCCTTCCTGGGCCAGTATTACGTGAGCAGCCCTGAGCGCGACTTGCCATCGGAGCTGATCGTCAACGTGGTGCACGAAGACTTTCCTACGTTGATTGAAGCGATCCACGAACTGCGCGGCCGCGAACTGGACATCAGCCACCGCGTACGCGGCACCCGCGCGCGCTGGCAGCAATTGGCAGTGACCAATGCCGAGCAAGCCCTGAGCGCGCGCCTGGCCAACCGACAGCATGTGGCCGCACGCTTCGATGCCCTGGCCGAAGTCCTCAACCTGGACGAGCCGCCACAGCGCCTGGAGTGCTACGACATCAGCCACTCCAGTGGTGAAGCCACCGTGGCCTCCTGCGTGGTGTTCGGGCCGGAAGGGCCGATCAAGTCCGACTACCGACGCTACAACATCGAAGGCGTGACCGCCGGGGATGACTACGCCGCCATGCACCAGGCCCTCACACGCCGCTTCAGCAAGTTGAAGGACGGCGAGGGCAAGTTGCCGGATATCCTCCTGGTCGACGGCGGCAAGGGCCAATTGTCTATGGCCCGTGACGTGCTCAACGAACTGGCCGTGCCGGACCTGATCCTGCTCGGCGTCGCCAAGGGCGCTACGCGCAAGGCCGGTTTCGAGACGTTGTACTTGAATGATGCCGCCCATGAGTTCACTTTGAAGGGCGATTCGCCCGCGCTGCATTTGATTCAACAGATTCGCGACGAAGCCCACCGTTTCGCCATTACCGGCCACCGCGCGCGCCGTGGCAAAACCCGGCGAACCTCAACCCTGGAAGGGGTGGCAGGGGTCGGCCCGACGCGACGTCGCGACTTGCTTAAACATTTTGGTGGCTTGCAGGAGCTGTCCCGTGCCAGCATTGACGAGATAGCCAAAGCACCCGGTATCAGTAAAAAGCTCGCTGAGCTGATTTATGCCAATCTGCACAGCGAATAG
- a CDS encoding integrase arm-type DNA-binding domain-containing protein translates to MALSDTTVRQARITGNDYTIGDTDGLALNVTARGGKIWRFRYYWAGVQKRMSLGSYPQISLKEARTRRDEARALVAQGINPYEHRKQLRRAVRFAAEHTFEAVFNQWVEFRKLSLKEGRQSTLSQILRIFNKDVLPTLGGRSIYDINRHDLLDLLSRIEQRKALTTAEKCRTWFNQLFRYALVKIEGLEHNPASDLDVVALPKPPVTHNPFLRMDELPALMAALRNYGGANQTRLGLRLLLLTGVRTGELRLATPDQFDLEKRLWVIPAEVVKQLQLAMRKPGKQTQNVPPYIVPLSVQALEIVRHLLDQVVPAQRYLFAHRSDLSKRISENTLNGALRRMGYADQLTGHGMRATISTALNEIGYPKVWVDAQLSHADPDKVSAAYNHAEYVEQRRTMMQDWANRLDLWGQGQLKAASSPLTIRLEGAPSLPSLENASANSIQFNVTSPMTTVSASKASINNEPALVASHQSPVVPLSVPTEKPHQSHVSDIQRERAEMLATYEALNNLPLLVFAKLAGKSRDQINRDIKARRLLSLSLGNRGQRIPDWQLDPLRHKLVLAALERFPDVDAWRLYRTVCEPHERFKGRSPIDALTLENFDVTVRIVCSALGSS, encoded by the coding sequence ATGGCACTCTCAGATACCACCGTTCGGCAAGCCCGAATCACCGGCAATGACTACACGATAGGCGACACGGATGGGCTCGCGCTCAACGTGACCGCGCGCGGCGGGAAAATCTGGCGTTTCAGATATTACTGGGCGGGTGTGCAGAAGCGCATGTCTCTCGGCAGTTATCCGCAAATCAGTCTCAAAGAAGCCCGTACTCGACGTGACGAGGCGCGCGCCTTGGTCGCCCAAGGCATCAATCCCTATGAGCACCGTAAACAACTGCGTCGTGCTGTTCGTTTTGCGGCAGAGCATACCTTCGAGGCCGTGTTCAATCAGTGGGTGGAATTTCGCAAACTGAGCCTGAAGGAAGGCCGCCAGAGCACGCTCTCGCAAATCTTGAGAATCTTCAATAAAGACGTCCTGCCCACGCTGGGTGGGCGGTCCATCTACGATATCAATCGTCACGATCTGTTGGATTTGCTGAGCAGGATTGAGCAGCGCAAGGCCTTAACGACCGCCGAAAAATGCCGGACCTGGTTCAACCAGTTGTTCCGCTATGCGCTGGTGAAGATCGAGGGGCTGGAACACAACCCAGCTTCAGACCTTGATGTGGTCGCACTTCCAAAACCTCCCGTGACGCACAATCCATTTCTCCGAATGGATGAGCTTCCGGCATTGATGGCTGCTCTTCGAAACTACGGTGGCGCCAACCAAACTCGGCTTGGCCTTCGGTTGTTGTTGCTGACCGGTGTCCGCACGGGCGAATTGCGCTTGGCGACACCCGACCAGTTCGATCTGGAGAAGCGCTTGTGGGTCATACCGGCGGAAGTGGTGAAACAACTCCAGCTAGCGATGCGGAAGCCTGGTAAGCAGACTCAAAATGTACCACCTTATATAGTGCCGCTGTCAGTTCAGGCGCTGGAGATCGTGCGTCACTTGCTGGACCAGGTTGTCCCCGCACAGCGCTACTTGTTTGCGCATCGAAGCGACCTGAGCAAGCGTATCAGTGAGAACACGCTGAATGGCGCGTTACGTCGCATGGGGTACGCCGATCAACTTACCGGGCATGGTATGAGGGCGACGATCTCGACGGCGTTGAACGAGATCGGATACCCGAAGGTTTGGGTGGATGCTCAGCTTTCTCATGCCGATCCGGACAAGGTGAGTGCGGCCTACAATCACGCGGAATATGTCGAACAGCGCCGGACCATGATGCAGGATTGGGCGAACCGTCTGGATCTGTGGGGGCAGGGCCAGCTGAAAGCGGCAAGCTCTCCGCTTACCATCCGTTTGGAAGGGGCCCCTTCGTTGCCGTCGCTTGAAAACGCGAGCGCGAATTCCATTCAGTTCAACGTCACCTCTCCAATGACAACCGTCTCGGCGTCCAAGGCGTCGATTAACAACGAGCCGGCTCTTGTCGCGTCGCACCAGTCGCCTGTCGTACCTCTTTCGGTGCCGACTGAAAAACCGCACCAATCTCACGTGTCTGACATCCAGCGCGAACGTGCCGAGATGCTAGCCACCTATGAAGCTTTGAATAATTTGCCGCTGCTTGTCTTCGCCAAACTGGCAGGCAAATCCAGAGATCAGATCAACCGCGATATCAAGGCTCGGCGCCTGCTGTCGCTGAGCCTGGGGAATCGCGGTCAGCGCATTCCCGATTGGCAGCTTGATCCATTGCGGCACAAGTTGGTACTTGCTGCATTAGAGCGGTTTCCGGATGTCGATGCGTGGCGGCTTTATCGGACGGTCTGTGAGCCTCATGAGCGATTTAAGGGTCGTTCGCCAATCGATGCGCTCACTCTGGAGAATTTCGACGTGACTGTGCGAATCGTTTGCAGTGCGCTGGGTTCAAGCTGA
- a CDS encoding carbon-nitrogen hydrolase family protein — MTDLTIAAAQSISIAGDVPANIQRHLAFMHAAVQHGVQLLVFPELSLTGYEPSLAATLAIAPDDALLAPLREMAQSLRLTAVVGAPLRLAPGAGVVIGALVLGADGSLAVYTKQHLHDGEEAAFVAGQGGAALELEGERIALAVCADFSHASHSRAAVQAGATVYAAGVLISEGGYATDSAMLQGLAAEHGLLVLMANHGGPSGGWACAGRSAIWASDGRLLAAVPGVGDALVVAHRDDGVWAGQVVAL, encoded by the coding sequence ATGACTGATCTGACCATTGCTGCTGCTCAATCCATTTCCATTGCAGGCGATGTGCCGGCCAACATCCAACGGCACTTGGCATTCATGCACGCGGCGGTGCAGCACGGTGTGCAGTTGCTGGTGTTCCCAGAGTTGTCCTTGACGGGCTATGAACCTTCGCTGGCGGCTACTTTGGCGATTGCCCCCGACGATGCGTTGTTGGCGCCGCTGCGGGAAATGGCGCAGTCGCTGCGACTGACAGCTGTAGTGGGCGCGCCGCTCCGATTGGCGCCAGGGGCCGGCGTAGTCATTGGCGCGCTGGTGCTCGGGGCGGACGGCTCCCTGGCGGTCTACACCAAGCAGCATTTGCATGACGGCGAGGAAGCTGCGTTCGTCGCGGGGCAGGGCGGTGCGGCCCTTGAACTTGAGGGTGAGCGAATTGCACTGGCGGTGTGTGCAGACTTTTCCCACGCCAGTCATTCGCGCGCTGCGGTGCAAGCGGGCGCAACGGTTTACGCCGCCGGCGTGTTGATCAGTGAGGGCGGTTACGCCACGGACAGCGCGATGCTTCAAGGCTTGGCCGCTGAACATGGGCTGCTGGTGTTAATGGCTAATCATGGTGGCCCATCCGGTGGCTGGGCTTGTGCCGGCCGCAGTGCAATCTGGGCCTCTGACGGCCGTTTGCTTGCGGCTGTACCAGGCGTAGGCGATGCGCTGGTGGTTGCCCATCGGGATGACGGCGTGTGGGCCGGCCAAGTGGTAGCCCTCTAA
- the dkgB gene encoding 2,5-didehydrogluconate reductase DkgB, protein MSIPTQSIPAFGLGTFRLQGQVVIDSVSNALELGYRVIDTAQIYENEADVGQAIANSGIPRDELFITSKIWIANFAEGRLIPSLKESLRKLQTDYLDLTLIHWPSPEDQVPVAEFMGQLLEAKRMGLTRQIGISNFTIDLMKQAIEAVGAEHIATNQIELHPYLQNQHVVDFAAANGIQITSYMTLAYGEVLKDPVIQKIAERHQATPAQVVLAWAMQRGYAVIPSSTKRANLQSNLEALQLTLSAAELADIAGLERGHRLTSPKGIAPKWD, encoded by the coding sequence ATGTCTATTCCTACACAGTCCATCCCCGCCTTCGGTCTCGGTACCTTTCGCCTGCAAGGCCAGGTCGTCATCGACTCCGTCAGCAATGCCCTGGAACTGGGCTACCGCGTCATCGACACCGCACAGATCTACGAGAACGAAGCGGACGTTGGCCAAGCCATCGCCAACAGTGGCATCCCACGGGATGAGTTGTTTATCACCAGCAAAATCTGGATCGCCAATTTCGCCGAAGGCCGGTTGATCCCAAGCCTCAAGGAAAGCCTGCGCAAGCTCCAGACCGACTACCTGGACCTGACCCTGATCCACTGGCCATCGCCGGAGGACCAGGTGCCCGTCGCCGAATTCATGGGCCAGTTGCTGGAAGCCAAGCGCATGGGCCTGACCCGCCAGATCGGCATCTCCAACTTCACCATCGACCTGATGAAGCAAGCCATCGAGGCTGTGGGCGCCGAGCACATCGCGACCAACCAGATCGAACTGCACCCTTACCTGCAAAACCAACACGTGGTGGATTTCGCCGCGGCCAATGGCATCCAGATCACCTCGTACATGACCCTGGCCTACGGTGAAGTGCTCAAAGACCCGGTGATCCAAAAGATCGCCGAACGCCACCAGGCTACCCCGGCACAGGTCGTGCTGGCCTGGGCCATGCAACGCGGTTATGCGGTGATCCCCTCATCGACCAAGCGCGCCAACCTGCAAAGCAACCTCGAGGCCCTGCAACTGACCTTGAGCGCTGCCGAACTGGCAGACATCGCTGGCCTTGAGCGCGGCCACCGCTTGACCAGCCCCAAGGGCATTGCCCCGAAGTGGGACTAA
- a CDS encoding GNAT family N-acetyltransferase translates to MAFHLRAATDQDLPFARALTYEAMQRYYVQYGLWWSNDGFDTAWAGRQNWLICRDDSVLGFISLSRDSRALYIRELHLLEACRGLGAGGWVLEEMALKAQALGLLRLTVFKANPARRLYQRMGLSIVGEEDCFWRMERICRSS, encoded by the coding sequence ATGGCCTTTCACTTGCGTGCAGCGACGGACCAGGACCTGCCGTTTGCGCGGGCGCTGACCTATGAGGCCATGCAGCGTTACTACGTGCAGTACGGGTTGTGGTGGTCCAACGATGGCTTCGACACCGCCTGGGCAGGTAGGCAGAACTGGCTGATTTGCCGTGACGACAGTGTGTTGGGTTTCATCAGCCTGAGTCGTGACAGCCGGGCGCTGTATATCCGCGAGTTGCATCTGCTCGAAGCGTGCCGAGGGCTTGGCGCAGGGGGTTGGGTGTTGGAGGAGATGGCGCTCAAGGCGCAGGCGCTGGGTCTTTTGCGCTTGACTGTGTTCAAGGCGAATCCGGCCAGGCGGCTCTATCAGCGTATGGGGCTCAGTATCGTGGGTGAGGAGGATTGTTTCTGGCGTATGGAACGGATCTGCCGCTCGAGCTAA
- a CDS encoding DNA-binding protein yields the protein MPGIRTAAQAKAWLEHQGKSVQAFAREHGVDPATTYQVLAGRKKGRRGEAHKVAVLLGMKEGIILPETDGQNNEQEVSS from the coding sequence ATGCCCGGAATCCGCACTGCTGCACAAGCCAAGGCCTGGCTGGAACATCAAGGAAAGTCAGTTCAAGCGTTCGCCCGTGAACATGGCGTTGATCCGGCAACCACCTATCAAGTGCTCGCTGGGCGCAAAAAGGGACGGCGTGGAGAGGCCCATAAGGTAGCGGTCCTTTTGGGCATGAAAGAGGGGATCATCCTTCCTGAGACTGATGGCCAAAACAACGAGCAGGAAGTCAGCTCCTGA
- a CDS encoding 3-deoxy-7-phosphoheptulonate synthase: MNSSVAALPRTAMNSALTSANEALTQRLPSALELKHKLPLSPFLNEQIHAHRQAVRAILNGDDSRLLVIVGPCSIHDPESAMEYARNLKKLALEVGDQMLLVIRAYVEKPRTTIGWKGLAYDPHLDGSDDMAAGLTLSRELMRETLRLGLPVATELLQPIAAGYFDDLLSWVAIGARTTESQIHREMASGLSMPVGFKNGTDGGVAIACDAMRSASHPHRHFGVDSQGHPAIIQTCGNPDTHLVLRGGHRGPNYDAQSVAQVKHDLAKSKVAPRIMVDCSHANSGKDPLRQPAVFNEVLEQRLHGDTSLIGMMLESHLFEGCQPLSPSMKYGVSVTDGCLGWEGTEHLLRNAAERLRAQG, encoded by the coding sequence ATGAACTCCTCCGTCGCCGCTCTGCCCCGTACAGCCATGAACAGCGCCCTGACCAGCGCCAATGAAGCCCTGACCCAGCGCCTGCCCAGCGCCCTCGAACTCAAGCACAAGCTGCCCCTCAGCCCGTTCCTCAATGAACAGATCCACGCCCATCGCCAAGCTGTGCGCGCCATCCTCAATGGCGACGACTCACGCTTACTGGTGATTGTCGGCCCGTGCTCGATCCATGACCCGGAATCGGCCATGGAATACGCTCGCAACCTGAAGAAGCTGGCCCTGGAAGTCGGCGACCAGATGCTGCTGGTGATCCGTGCCTACGTCGAAAAGCCGCGCACCACCATCGGCTGGAAAGGCCTGGCCTATGACCCGCACCTGGATGGGAGCGATGACATGGCCGCTGGCCTGACCCTGTCCCGCGAGTTGATGCGGGAAACGCTGCGCCTTGGCCTCCCGGTCGCCACTGAGCTGCTGCAACCCATAGCTGCCGGCTACTTCGATGACCTGCTCAGTTGGGTAGCGATTGGCGCGCGCACCACCGAGTCGCAGATCCACCGCGAAATGGCCAGCGGCCTGAGCATGCCCGTAGGCTTCAAGAATGGCACTGATGGCGGCGTTGCAATTGCCTGTGACGCCATGCGCTCGGCGTCTCACCCGCACCGCCACTTCGGCGTCGACAGCCAAGGCCACCCGGCGATCATCCAGACCTGCGGCAACCCCGACACGCACCTGGTGCTGCGCGGCGGTCACCGTGGGCCGAACTACGATGCCCAAAGCGTGGCGCAGGTTAAGCATGACTTGGCGAAGTCCAAGGTGGCCCCCCGGATCATGGTCGACTGCAGCCACGCCAACAGCGGCAAAGACCCGCTGCGCCAGCCAGCGGTGTTCAACGAGGTGCTGGAGCAACGCTTGCACGGTGACACCTCGCTGATCGGCATGATGCTCGAGAGCCATCTGTTCGAAGGTTGCCAGCCATTGAGCCCGTCGATGAAATACGGCGTATCGGTGACCGATGGCTGCTTGGGCTGGGAAGGTACCGAGCACCTGTTGCGCAATGCCGCCGAGCGTTTGCGCGCCCAGGGCTGA
- a CDS encoding chemotaxis protein CheY, whose product MPNKALTILIADEQHLQRLYIEKMLNQLGYHRVVPVQTFDEVQILTAIPAEPFDVLIINAGLTVHACGPQPQARHVLVYDHLDLGAPPDATPQVLVRLPGVPDNVNLEHFMDIIDPPEAAVGLRVLPWLRELSRRPVTGV is encoded by the coding sequence ATGCCGAACAAAGCACTGACCATCCTGATTGCCGATGAACAGCACCTGCAACGGTTGTACATCGAAAAAATGCTTAACCAGTTGGGGTATCACCGAGTTGTCCCGGTACAAACCTTCGACGAAGTCCAGATACTCACGGCTATCCCGGCCGAGCCCTTTGATGTACTGATCATCAACGCCGGGCTGACGGTCCATGCCTGCGGGCCCCAACCCCAGGCACGGCATGTGCTGGTCTATGACCATCTGGACCTGGGCGCACCGCCGGATGCAACGCCGCAGGTGTTGGTTCGCCTGCCGGGCGTGCCGGACAACGTCAACCTCGAACACTTCATGGATATCATCGACCCGCCCGAGGCCGCCGTGGGCCTTCGGGTATTACCGTGGCTGCGGGAACTGTCCCGCAGGCCGGTGACCGGGGTTTAG
- the pgsA gene encoding CDP-diacylglycerol--glycerol-3-phosphate 3-phosphatidyltransferase — protein MNIPNLITVLRVLLIPIFILLFYLPYEWSYLASSSVFAFAAATDWLDGYLARRLEQSTPFGAFLDPVADKLMVAVALVLLVQEHGNLWLTLPAAVIIGREIVVSALREWMAEIGARAHVAVSNMGKWKTAAQMLALVILLANPSDFTFWVLLGYALLLIAAGLTLWSMLQYLRAAWPHLRTEVEKK, from the coding sequence ATGAATATCCCTAATCTGATCACCGTTCTACGCGTCTTGCTCATCCCGATTTTTATTTTGCTGTTCTATTTGCCGTACGAATGGAGCTACCTGGCCTCCAGCTCAGTGTTCGCCTTCGCGGCCGCCACCGACTGGCTCGACGGCTACCTGGCCCGTCGCCTGGAACAGAGCACGCCGTTCGGCGCGTTCCTCGACCCTGTGGCCGACAAGCTCATGGTGGCCGTCGCCCTGGTCCTGTTGGTACAGGAACATGGCAACCTGTGGCTGACCCTGCCGGCTGCGGTGATCATCGGCCGCGAGATCGTCGTCTCGGCCCTGCGCGAATGGATGGCCGAAATCGGCGCCCGTGCCCACGTAGCCGTGTCCAACATGGGCAAATGGAAAACCGCTGCGCAAATGCTCGCACTGGTCATCCTGCTGGCCAACCCGTCGGACTTCACCTTCTGGGTCCTGCTGGGCTACGCCTTGCTGCTCATCGCTGCTGGCTTGACCTTATGGTCCATGCTCCAATATCTACGCGCTGCCTGGCCGCATCTGCGTACCGAGGTTGAAAAGAAATAA
- a CDS encoding helix-turn-helix transcriptional regulator gives MSGIGSRLRQERERLGLSQKVFGEIGGVEANAQGKYESGGRAPKADYLSRVAEKGVDVLFVLTGTATPIQLENLSQLEEKVLGDYRAMFKEDQDAIRRLTSTLAEHSVSQNGKAKAQPRDS, from the coding sequence ATGAGTGGAATCGGTTCGCGTTTGAGGCAAGAAAGAGAGCGACTTGGTCTGTCGCAAAAAGTATTTGGTGAAATAGGCGGCGTTGAAGCCAACGCACAAGGTAAATACGAAAGCGGGGGGCGTGCGCCCAAAGCCGACTATTTGTCCCGTGTCGCCGAAAAAGGAGTGGATGTGCTGTTCGTGCTGACCGGTACGGCCACGCCGATTCAACTGGAAAATCTGAGCCAGCTCGAAGAGAAGGTCCTCGGGGATTACCGCGCGATGTTCAAGGAAGACCAGGATGCGATTCGCCGCCTGACGTCGACCTTGGCCGAACATTCCGTTTCTCAGAATGGAAAAGCCAAGGCGCAACCCAGGGATTCCTGA
- a CDS encoding aldehyde dehydrogenase family protein, producing the protein MTVARKEIFDPVLAIIPYDNEEQVIEIANDTV; encoded by the coding sequence ATGACCGTTGCTCGTAAGGAAATCTTCGACCCGGTGCTGGCGATCATTCCCTATGACAATGAAGAGCAGGTCATCGAAATTGCCAACGACACCGTCTAA
- the uvrY gene encoding UvrY/SirA/GacA family response regulator transcription factor, which translates to MIRVLVVDDHDLVRTGITRMLADIDGLQVVGQAESGEESLIKARELKPDVVLMDVKMPGIGGLGATTKLLRSHPDIKVVVVTVCEEDPFPTRLLQAGAAGYLTKGAGLAEMVQAIRLVFAGQRYISPQIAQQLAIKSFQPSSDSPFDALSEREIQIALMIVGCQKVQTISDKLCLSPKTVNTYRYRIFEKLAISSDVELTLLAVRHGMVDASA; encoded by the coding sequence TTGATTAGGGTGCTAGTAGTCGATGACCATGATCTCGTTCGTACAGGCATTACACGAATGCTGGCTGACATCGATGGCCTGCAAGTAGTCGGCCAGGCCGAGTCGGGAGAGGAATCCCTGATCAAGGCTCGGGAGCTGAAACCCGATGTGGTGCTGATGGACGTGAAGATGCCTGGAATCGGCGGTCTTGGTGCCACCACCAAATTGCTGCGCAGCCATCCGGACATCAAAGTCGTGGTGGTGACCGTATGTGAAGAAGACCCGTTTCCGACCCGTCTCTTACAGGCAGGCGCTGCGGGGTATCTGACCAAGGGCGCGGGCCTGGCCGAAATGGTGCAAGCCATTCGCCTGGTGTTTGCCGGTCAGCGCTACATCAGCCCGCAAATTGCACAGCAGTTGGCAATCAAATCCTTCCAGCCCAGCAGCGACTCGCCGTTCGATGCGCTGTCTGAGCGGGAGATCCAGATCGCCTTGATGATCGTCGGCTGCCAGAAAGTCCAAACTATCTCTGACAAGCTCTGCCTGTCACCCAAGACCGTGAACACCTACCGTTATCGCATTTTCGAGAAGCTCGCCATCAGCAGTGATGTTGAATTGACCCTGCTCGCAGTGCGCCACGGCATGGTGGACGCCAGCGCCTGA